One genomic window of Halogeometricum sp. S3BR5-2 includes the following:
- the tmk gene encoding dTMP kinase, protein MLITLEGLDGSGKTTVWEALQDVYPDAVFTREPTESWYGDAVYRSMADEDADPLAELFLFTADHADHLSRKVRPALAEGNLVISDRYSDSRFAYQAASLEDSELRRPLEFVRGIHAAFSRTPDATIYLDVDPETAAARAGATNKFERASFLARVRENYERLVDAEPHRFVRVDATQPPEDVVEMVERSVERLVREGESAGASN, encoded by the coding sequence ATGCTCATCACGCTGGAGGGGTTGGACGGGAGCGGGAAGACCACCGTCTGGGAGGCGCTACAGGACGTCTACCCCGACGCGGTGTTCACCCGCGAACCCACCGAGTCGTGGTACGGCGACGCCGTCTACCGCTCGATGGCCGACGAGGACGCCGACCCGCTCGCGGAGCTGTTCCTCTTCACGGCGGACCACGCCGACCACCTCTCGCGGAAGGTCCGACCCGCTCTCGCCGAGGGCAACCTCGTCATCTCGGACCGCTACTCGGACTCGCGGTTCGCCTATCAGGCGGCGTCGCTCGAAGACTCCGAACTGCGCCGTCCGCTGGAGTTCGTCCGGGGCATCCACGCCGCCTTCTCCCGGACGCCCGACGCGACCATCTACCTCGACGTCGACCCGGAGACGGCCGCCGCTCGCGCCGGCGCGACGAACAAGTTCGAGCGCGCCTCCTTCCTGGCGCGAGTGCGGGAGAACTACGAGCGACTCGTCGACGCCGAACCGCACCGCTTCGTCCGGGTCGACGCGACCCAACCCCCGGAGGACGTCGTCGAGATGGTCGAACGCAGCGTCGAGCGACTCGTCCGCGAGGGCGAGAGCGCGGGCGCGAGTAACTGA
- a CDS encoding DUF5813 family protein gives MSELPDRARRALRDHDSFEERDGSAYEWTATAFDGRVDVGEREGKITFDVTVRVPMLGDVVEGGVAPVVEDGWYETFELRVEDVGGVTKKERELDVDVTREGTSAVVRTSFSDINERRGVEDAGAVVDYVEGTYVQGIIPGYEYTEPVAGLINRATDAANGEGTPL, from the coding sequence ATGAGCGAACTACCCGACAGGGCGCGGCGCGCCCTCCGCGACCACGACTCCTTCGAGGAGCGAGACGGGTCTGCCTACGAGTGGACCGCGACGGCGTTCGACGGCCGAGTCGACGTCGGAGAGAGAGAAGGGAAGATAACGTTCGACGTGACCGTCCGCGTGCCGATGCTCGGCGACGTCGTGGAAGGGGGAGTGGCGCCCGTCGTCGAGGACGGCTGGTACGAGACGTTCGAGTTGCGCGTCGAGGACGTGGGCGGCGTGACGAAGAAGGAGCGCGAACTCGACGTGGACGTGACCCGCGAGGGGACGTCGGCCGTCGTCAGAACGTCGTTCTCGGACATCAACGAGCGGCGGGGCGTCGAAGACGCCGGCGCCGTCGTCGACTACGTGGAGGGGACGTACGTGCAGGGGATAATTCCGGGCTACGAGTACACCGAACCCGTCGCGGGCCTCATCAACCGCGCGACCGACGCGGCGAACGGCGAAGGGACGCCGCTCTGA
- a CDS encoding complex I NDUFA9 subunit family protein codes for MKVLVVGGSGFIGTNLCRELKSRGHEVTALSRSPSSEDLPAGVNKAMGNVTAYDSIKEAFEGMDAVYNLVALSPLFKPSGGNEMHDKIHRQGTENVVRAAEKHEVDRFVHMSALGADPDGPTAYIRAKGRAEEIVTESVLDWTVFRPSVVFGDGGEFVSFTKTLAPPYVSALPGGGKTRFQPIWVGDLVPMMSDAVEDEKHVGQVYEIGGPDKMTLAEIARLIHESDGRSTTIVPVPMGLAKIGLTVAGSVPGFPMGADQYRSLKFDNVTDDNDIGAFDYSTGELTTLKAYLNDRRER; via the coding sequence ATGAAAGTTCTCGTCGTCGGCGGCAGCGGCTTCATCGGGACGAACCTGTGTCGCGAACTGAAATCGCGGGGACACGAGGTGACGGCCCTCTCGCGGAGTCCGAGCAGCGAGGACCTCCCGGCGGGCGTGAACAAGGCGATGGGGAACGTCACGGCGTACGACTCCATCAAGGAGGCGTTCGAGGGGATGGACGCCGTCTACAACCTCGTCGCCCTCTCGCCGCTGTTCAAACCCAGCGGGGGCAACGAGATGCACGACAAGATTCACCGACAGGGAACCGAGAACGTCGTGCGCGCCGCCGAGAAGCACGAGGTGGACCGGTTCGTCCACATGAGCGCCTTGGGCGCCGACCCGGACGGTCCGACCGCGTACATCCGCGCGAAGGGGCGGGCCGAGGAGATAGTCACCGAGTCCGTCCTCGACTGGACCGTGTTCCGACCCTCGGTGGTGTTCGGCGACGGCGGCGAGTTCGTCTCGTTCACGAAGACGCTCGCGCCCCCGTACGTGAGCGCCCTCCCCGGCGGCGGTAAGACCCGCTTCCAACCCATCTGGGTCGGGGACCTCGTGCCGATGATGAGCGACGCCGTGGAGGACGAGAAGCACGTCGGACAGGTGTACGAAATCGGCGGCCCGGACAAGATGACGCTGGCCGAGATAGCGAGGCTGATCCACGAGTCGGACGGCCGGTCGACCACGATAGTCCCCGTTCCGATGGGACTCGCGAAGATCGGACTCACCGTCGCCGGTTCGGTCCCCGGGTTCCCCATGGGCGCCGACCAGTACCGCTCGCTCAAGTTCGACAACGTCACCGACGACAACGACATCGGCGCCTTCGACTACTCCACCGGCGAACTGACGACGCTCAAGGCGTATCTCAACGACCGGCGCGAACGGTAG
- a CDS encoding Lrp/AsnC ligand binding domain-containing protein, whose amino-acid sequence MVHAYIMVKTGAGVSETLLDPIRELETVSEAHVVAGAYDIIAEVESDEVYEVLRTASSGIQGLDGVTDTKTYISMED is encoded by the coding sequence ATGGTACACGCCTACATCATGGTGAAGACGGGAGCGGGGGTCTCCGAGACGCTGCTCGACCCGATTCGGGAGTTGGAGACGGTGTCGGAGGCGCACGTCGTCGCGGGCGCGTACGACATCATCGCGGAGGTGGAGTCCGACGAAGTGTACGAGGTCCTTCGGACGGCCTCCAGCGGGATTCAGGGCCTCGACGGCGTCACCGACACGAAGACGTACATCTCGATGGAGGACTGA
- a CDS encoding thiamine pyrophosphate-dependent dehydrogenase E1 component subunit alpha, whose amino-acid sequence MHRLIGEGSLADSWLDEGDARAAFRDMVRTRRFDERALALQRRGWMSGYPPFRGQEASQVGAAHAMREDDVLFPTYRSNALQIARGVPMSDVFAFRRGHPEFTSGHDVPVFPQAVPIATQIPLATGAGMAATYLDDPHAILVCFGDGATSEGDFHEGLNFAGVFDAPVVFFCENNDWAISLPRERQTASDSIAVKAEAYGFEGVQVDGNDPFAVRETVTEALADARDGSPVLVESLTYRRGPHTTADDPSAYRDDDPDLPEWRVRDPLERVEEFLREEGVIDDAFVESTYEAADEELREAVETVEDLPEPDPDDVFEHAYETLPPDVVAQREGMREFLTRHDPNELER is encoded by the coding sequence ATGCACCGACTCATCGGCGAGGGCTCGCTCGCCGACTCGTGGCTCGACGAGGGGGACGCGCGCGCCGCGTTCCGGGATATGGTCCGGACGCGGCGCTTCGACGAACGCGCGCTCGCGCTTCAGCGGCGCGGGTGGATGAGCGGCTATCCGCCGTTTCGCGGGCAGGAGGCCTCGCAGGTGGGCGCCGCGCACGCGATGCGCGAGGACGACGTGCTCTTTCCGACGTACCGCTCGAACGCCCTCCAGATAGCCCGCGGCGTGCCGATGAGCGACGTGTTCGCCTTCCGCCGCGGCCACCCGGAGTTCACCTCGGGCCACGACGTACCCGTCTTCCCGCAGGCCGTCCCCATCGCCACGCAGATCCCGCTGGCGACGGGCGCGGGGATGGCGGCGACGTACCTCGACGACCCGCACGCGATTCTCGTCTGCTTCGGCGACGGCGCCACCTCGGAGGGCGACTTCCACGAGGGGCTGAACTTCGCGGGCGTGTTCGACGCGCCCGTCGTCTTCTTCTGCGAGAACAACGACTGGGCCATCTCGCTGCCGCGGGAGCGACAGACGGCCAGCGACTCCATCGCCGTGAAGGCCGAGGCGTACGGGTTCGAGGGCGTGCAGGTCGACGGCAACGACCCGTTCGCCGTCCGCGAGACGGTCACGGAGGCGCTGGCGGACGCGCGCGACGGCAGCCCCGTCCTCGTCGAGAGCCTCACGTACCGACGGGGGCCGCACACGACGGCCGACGACCCGAGCGCCTACCGCGACGACGACCCGGACCTGCCGGAGTGGCGCGTCCGCGACCCCCTCGAACGGGTCGAGGAGTTCCTGCGCGAGGAGGGCGTGATAGACGACGCGTTCGTGGAGTCGACGTACGAGGCGGCCGACGAGGAACTCCGCGAGGCCGTCGAGACGGTGGAGGACCTGCCGGAACCCGACCCCGACGACGTGTTCGAGCACGCCTACGAGACCCTACCGCCGGACGTGGTGGCTCAGCGGGAGGGGATGCGCGAGTTCCTGACGCGACACGACCCGAACGAACTGGAGCGCTGA
- a CDS encoding potassium channel family protein produces MRFVIIGSGRVGLRTARVLREEGHDVTLVEIDEDRAERAREADFEVVEGDGSREEVLERAGLVDADALGALTSDLNVNFAACSIAKHHGLRTVLRVDEDYREEVYQQYADQVDEVVYPERLGAIGAKNALLGGSVRAIADIAQNLQVVLMTVTDDSPMRGYSIEEVALPAQARVIAFGKADRPMGIPMTDDSLETGDRLAVLADFEVLEEVRQLIVGESGVAAAAGGA; encoded by the coding sequence ATGCGGTTCGTTATCATTGGGTCAGGACGTGTCGGGCTTCGAACGGCCCGTGTTCTCAGAGAGGAGGGACACGACGTGACGCTCGTAGAGATAGACGAGGACCGGGCCGAACGCGCCCGCGAGGCGGACTTCGAGGTCGTGGAGGGCGACGGCTCGCGGGAGGAGGTGCTCGAACGGGCGGGGCTCGTCGACGCCGACGCTCTCGGAGCGCTCACGAGCGACCTGAACGTGAACTTCGCGGCGTGCTCCATCGCCAAGCATCACGGGCTTCGGACGGTGCTCCGCGTGGACGAGGACTACCGCGAGGAGGTGTACCAGCAGTACGCCGACCAGGTCGACGAGGTGGTCTACCCCGAGCGACTCGGCGCCATCGGCGCGAAGAACGCCCTGCTCGGCGGGTCGGTCCGCGCCATCGCGGACATCGCACAAAACCTCCAGGTCGTCCTCATGACGGTCACCGACGACTCCCCCATGCGCGGCTATTCCATCGAGGAGGTGGCGCTGCCGGCGCAGGCGCGCGTGATAGCGTTCGGGAAGGCCGACCGGCCGATGGGCATCCCGATGACCGACGACTCCCTGGAGACGGGCGACCGACTGGCCGTCCTCGCCGACTTCGAGGTGCTCGAGGAGGTCCGTCAACTGATCGTCGGCGAGAGCGGCGTCGCCGCCGCCGCGGGGGGTGCCTGA
- a CDS encoding Lrp/AsnC ligand binding domain-containing protein, translating to MVTAYVMVKASTGDVDGLKHSMLNLHDGVESVSIVAGDVDFIVKTSVDDTAQVKEIAASIHEMSGIEDTQTYIAMD from the coding sequence ATGGTGACCGCCTACGTGATGGTGAAGGCGTCGACGGGCGACGTGGACGGGCTGAAACACTCGATGCTGAACCTCCACGATGGCGTCGAGAGCGTCAGCATCGTCGCCGGCGACGTGGACTTCATCGTCAAGACGAGCGTGGACGACACCGCGCAGGTCAAAGAGATAGCCGCGTCCATCCACGAGATGTCCGGTATCGAGGACACCCAGACGTACATCGCGATGGATTAG